CCTTCCGAATTTCTCCGTACCAATGACCTGCCTTAAAAGTGCCCCACGTCAACACGTGTCAAGATTTATAGCATTGCGAAAGCCGGGCGCTAGTGCGAAATGTTTTTAAGCTTTCTGTATGTGTGAGACTTGCGAAGTTGATCAATCTTCAACAATTATGCATCTTCCAAGATGCAAAAGAAGTGTTCGATTTGTTCTATGAAATTGTCGCTGCCATGATTTTATTCCTGTCGTCTTATACTGCAGCCAATTATCTTTAGGCTTTGGAAAAATTTAGCCGGGACGCCCTGTATATTTCCTCTATATTTCAGTTTTTCAGTGCTACTTAGCCCAGGTGCTATATTCAATCTTTGCAATTTTCTTTCATTGCGTCCCCTCCTCCAGCTTCCTATCTCTGTCTCCTGCACGCAGCCATTATGAAGTTAGCTGTACTGCTAGACTGGTAAACCCGCTCAGCCGAAATTTGTTCACTTCCTCGTTTACACCATGATAACAATAAAGCAACTAATTAATCATGCCATTACTACTAAAAGGTGTTCCTTGGGGGCGTCACCCTATGCTTCTTCGCATTGGACGTCGGAGAAGCCCGATCCCCAGGCGCCACCTGTCGCAGCTGTCCTCTTTTTCTGCTTCTTCTAATCTGTAGAGTTCTCAACACGATGACCTGCGGGCGACATAATTTGGCCTTCTACAAGATACAGCCTAAATTAAGAGCGCCGCGTAATTGTTCGGCacaaacctgcaaggtggagcgATGTAAttaaaggaaaatcagacatccaccaattagtagcaattgctgcaaaggaaacacatacgggctcatacgggttcctcgaaattTTCCCTGCGGGATCCCGCAGACTGTTACGTCGTactcttgcttttgcttcgagttgttgaccaacttgactttgccctgccatctgctagtcgcctggttagctcggatggtagagtggctgccacGTAAAGCCGGTGGTCCTGAGTTCAAGACCCGGGTCAGACCGAATTTTCCCTCAACTGCAAGGCTCTTTTTCTCCGAGGAACACGTAAGGCtttgctttgtagcaattgctatgaatgggtggatgtctgatttttctttTGTTAACTAAATAGAGAGCGTGTGTTTCGTGATACTGTCTGACCAACACGTCCGATTCCTGTGATGCGATTATGGTTATGTTTCGCGCTTTAAGCCCACAGGGATCATTCATACACCTATAGCAAGAAGCATAGATGCGGCACTTAATCTGGTTAAGGTAATTATGTTCTAATGATGGGGATATTTCAAAGCGACCTGTTTGTTATTGGGAATCCTTATCAAGCATACGTAATAAGAAGAGAAGCAGCTTACCAGTAATCAGGTCAACGGCGTAGCCATGGGGTGGGTGGTTGTGCAACAGGACTGACCACTTCACGATGGTGGCGAGGACCGTAGGGTGACTGCCTCCAGCCAATGTGTCTGTAAAGGTATGAGTGCGGGTTGTCAGCGGATTCCTCCATGGCTTTTAAAGGGCTGTTATGGGTTAGACACATGCCAAATTTTGAAGCCCCTAAACATGCTGGCTTGACTCACGGCTGAAAACGTTAACCTTAAGGACAATAAAGAATACTGTACACGATAGCAAGCTAAAGCGGCAGGTCTGACGAGAAGGGCAAGAGCTGAAAAATGATAATTATGAGCACCTGCTGAGCAAAAGAACTTCTCACACATCAGTTAGGCGGTGATAGACGACAAAATTTGTTTCAGGTCATTTTCGTGTTGTCAGTCGCCTGTGTCATGCTTACGTGCGACAAACGTCACCCAGAAAAGAAAATATGATTTGTTGAGCATATATCAGCCGGTATTTCCTGCCGCATGGTCttcggaaagcgacgagggtggataacattcccatcaactacgccgtaacattgcaacattaccgactggaaacaagacaatatcctctaccacatccaaaattaagcaagaaaGAAGCCACCGCATTCCGCAGACTACACACGAATACGTATGTCCATGGAATGCACCGGATGCACTTCATCATGCGCCGGATGCACCCCACcgaattctcatacctatgccgatgTTGGGATGTACCAGACGCCCTCCAACTCGTTGTGTTGGTGTGCCCACATCACGAGAAAAACAGtcaagatgatgcctcagaaccgctacaagcgatcgaagaaacgtggtaGGCAATGTTAAACGAACACAGCCTGGAACATCAGCGAAGTGTGGTGGACCGGGCCCatgctgcagcattagccaacggctgtCTGGACTAaaagagccgcccacctaggacgaagaaagaatgctttctcgctgtttctcacaATAAATGTTCATTCCTCCTGCTCCTCCACAATATTCCCCTTCGTACCAAGGGGTAACGGTGAGACAAACAAAGCACGCTTAAAGATGCCAACAATTCTTAATGCGAATTTTTAACGCCTGGACGGAGATGAGCGGGCGAAAGGAACGCCTGCTGCCTCGGGCCAGGTGCTGCGCGAGAGCGCATCGCGGAGACGCCACGTCACACTCGCTCTGGGAAATTGGCGCGCGGTCTGAGCCACACGCTCACGCCCATGGGGCTTAGGTGTTGCGTGCGCCTTGCGGGCCGTGGTGACCGCTGCTCCTTGCTCGGTCTCTCGCCGCGCAGCACGTCGGTAGCAAGCGGCGTTAGCACAGCAGGCACTTTCTGTTTGCCGGTTCGGGCAGTAGGTGCCGCACATTACTCGCTGCGCAGAAATGGAAGGACCGCTCAGGGGCGTTTAATCGAAACATTACACTAATACGGCATTGCTGCTAGGCAACCAATTATGTGTCCACAGTACACTGATGTGACACAAAGACAACTTTAACAGGCTTTAGCTTTAGTTTTACCTAAAGCGGTAAGCGCTATCTAGAACGGTGTATCATAGCAATTTTCTTACAGCTGCAGGGGGGGAACGCTAGCGTATAGGCCAATGCGCTACCAACACCTACCAACGTCATGGCCTTTGAAAGGGGACAGGGACTGACGTGAGATTCCCCAGTGTGCCTCCAGCTACCCGCGCTGCTAAGTCTGTTGCAGTCTGTAGATGAAACAGTGATGGCCCCTTTGTGAGTGCCCGCTACAAACGTGGCCCCATAGCTGAATACTCCGACTTGTGCATTTCTGCACATGTCTGCTAGCCCTCACACTATATTCTGTTCACTTTCCCTGCCCTTTCCCCTGACGACGCTGCGCCATGCTGCCTTTAAGGTAGGAGAATTAAGCGCCATTATTTACTATAGGCAACTACCATCATCAAGTCGCATCGTGTCGCTGTAATCTTTGGTAGACGCACTTAATTGAAACCAATTCACGCAGCCACCTCCGtgcgtgaaatttgagcacgtgagCCACGCTCTCCTGAACTTTTCTACAGTGCTTTGTTTATTTCACCCTCTTTCGTAAGGGTACCATTAGCACGCTAAACTGCGTAGTGtagacatttctttttctactgTGGCTGACAAGTTAGCTCTTGGGACTAATGCTagtgttattttttttaagcatgaCTTGTTATCTCACGTTGTTGGCGATATTGAAGTATCTTGAGGCGAAATCTAGAGCCGTTATCCGTGCATGGAAGCGAGAACGTCCGGCAAGCTGGGAGTACAAAACGAGATCAGCCGGACAAGAAATCAAGAGTGCATAGCGTACGCTAATTTATTCGCAAATAGGTTACAAAAAATATTCTTTCCGACATCTTCCTAaggtttgttcacaatatcactgacCCCCACGGTATTGTGCCcgagacaagtgctgtgcagtGTACTGAGCCAGTTGAACAATCGTCCAGTATCAGCattcaaagctttaggtcaataCTCCCTCAGAAAATCCACGCTTAacgccttactcgcgttattaaggtttgtgtggtctgcggggcttcacgatagactgtaAGAACGCCTCCCCCTACCGCTCTGTCATATACGCGGTATGGTCCTGCTTGTCTCTATGTCTTTCTATCTCCCCTTCCGCTCTCATTATCTTTTTATCCCCTttcacccttccccccgtgcagggtagccaaccggaactgcctctggttaaccaccGTGCCTTtatatgcatccttttctctctccctctctctcactgAAGCTGTAACTTCTCGTACGGTGAAGTTTTATTTGTCCTTTCCGATGGCGAGGTTCAAAAGGCAGATGCAGGACACTATACACTTCACTGTCATCTTGTGCAGCTGAGTGCCCTTTccaacgccagcggtccgcgagTTCTGTGGCGCGTCCGGCGCACCAGCAGCGCTGGGAGCGTCCGGCGCGCCGCGAGTGGCTTTCTGATCGAGACGCTACTTGCTATGAAGTTATATCTGCGCCAGAAACTATTGCGTTCATATGCACCAGTACACCCTATGGCGTGGTGAGGTGCGATGTGGTTGGGTGTGTCAGTGCGAACAGGCGCCACatccattttaagattgtggttGGTATCAGACCCAACCAAtttgctttgccggtagccattttaCGCTTACATCTAACCTCGATTACGGTAGAGACAGCAATTTTTGCCTGTATTGAAAATGACTATGGAAGCAGATCTTGTAGTCAGGCTTTCTTAAGCTCTCTCCCTCTGCATTGTGCAGATCACCTACTTGCCATCAACAGCGCAGGCGCCCACTGACGTCTTAGCGGCGCGGTGACGGTAACTGCGGCAAGCTGTACCAAGGCATACAAGTCCGATGCACTGTCCATTAGGCCACGAATGCGCGCTTAAAAAGGCACAATGAGCAATTCTACAAATCGCTCTCAAGCTAGCTAGCGCTCGGAGACTCCTGGCGCGGTATGTGCGTCGCATAGCAAAAATTATAACAGGTGAGGGCGCTTCCCGTTACGATGAGCTACGGGACGCGTTCATCAGCGAAACTCGCTCCGCGTTCCTCGCCGTACTGTGGCACGCTGCTGCAACGTCGAGCACGTTGCTACAATGTCGAGTACGGCGCGCACTGCGATTGGACACCGTTCCAATGCTTAAATTTtccacttgctctgcaaggtccACCATGATGCCTAAAGGTCGCGCTCGTCAATGAAATTTATAGTAGGTCTGTCGTCATCATCCGCCATTTCGCCTTGCTGGCTGAAAGTTTCGGCGATTCCAGATGGTATGGGATATGCACATATTTAAGATTACCCGATGTGAATGTGCTTTCTTCACTGTTCTTAACTTCACGATAACGCACGTTAGACGGTATCACCTCGTTAGCTAATTACCTTAAATTAGGTATTTTTTGCCACTGCCGTGTTACAGGATTGCGCCACAGCAAACAAAAGCCTGTAAAGTGGTATTAAAATTGCTGATGGTTGCTCTTTACCACGAGAATTACCGCCCATAGTGAAAACTGATATTCATGACAGATGGTAAAACACTTGGCCACAACAAGTAACCCTCTATAAATATGTGCCAATATGACAAATTATTGATCAGAGACAGTGAAGCCGTATAAGCTAGCTCTGACACACTTCGGATGCATTGACTATCTAACGGCTAATAGTCTGTTTAACAACTCATAATCCCTCAAGGTAGACGAAGATTCATTCAAAAAAATAAATTTGAACAACCAATCCCATGAGGAGGAGCAAATTTATTTCTCAACTATGAAGCTTTCTTACAAACACGCAAGAGCTTTCTTTGTGTTTTGGTACTGCGGTATAGATGAATGATTATTTTTTCTGAACATATCGTCCTCCCCCTTGCGAACTTCTGCGGAGGTGAACGGCAACATGCGCAGCATATGTTACAAGTCTAACACAATAGTTAAAAGTATAACTGTTTCTTTATATAAAAACTTGACCCACACTACCTGTCACCGATGAAACTCCGTTGAACCAGAGCCTCTTCAGGACGAAGATGAAGTGCTGCAGGACCTGCCCTGCCTGGTATGGGGAGGAACCGCGACAGAGCCGGCAGCAGTGCCCGAACGGTGCCGCCGTCAGCCAAGTCCCGGC
This Dermacentor albipictus isolate Rhodes 1998 colony chromosome 1, USDA_Dalb.pri_finalv2, whole genome shotgun sequence DNA region includes the following protein-coding sequences:
- the LOC135911061 gene encoding uncharacterized protein, coding for MLPWKDAARFSAGNSNGGRISSVVLGGKLLLGDAGTWLTAAPFGHCCRLCRGSSPYQAGQVLQHFIFVLKRLWFNGVSSVTDTLAGGSHPTVLATIVKWSVLLHNHPPHGYAVDLITVHGHHNTPARQRITTWISCETWGDPLHLEELTRSLAFQ